In Rouxiella sp. WC2420, the following proteins share a genomic window:
- the apaG gene encoding Co2+/Mg2+ efflux protein ApaG has product MLNAPRVSIQVQSIYIESQSIPEEQRYVFAYTITIRNLGRHNVQLLRRYWLITNSNGHKTEVQGEGVIGEQPLITPAGEFHYTSGAILETPMGTMEGHYEMIDQDGNPFRVAIPVFRLALPTLIN; this is encoded by the coding sequence ATGCTTAATGCCCCGCGAGTCAGTATTCAGGTACAAAGTATCTACATAGAATCTCAGTCGATACCGGAAGAACAGCGATATGTTTTCGCCTATACCATTACTATCCGCAATCTCGGGCGTCATAACGTACAGCTTTTGCGCCGTTACTGGCTGATAACCAACAGTAACGGCCATAAGACAGAGGTTCAGGGAGAGGGCGTTATTGGCGAACAACCGCTGATTACTCCCGCTGGCGAATTCCATTACACCAGCGGCGCTATCCTTGAAACACCCATGGGCACTATGGAAGGCCATTACGAAATGATCGATCAAGACGGTAACCCCTTCCGCGTCGCTATCCCCGTATTTCGCCTTGCACTCCCTACCCTGATTAATTGA
- the apaH gene encoding bis(5'-nucleosyl)-tetraphosphatase (symmetrical) ApaH — MSTYLVGDIHGCLDELKALLAQVAFNPQQDTLWLTGDLVSRGPDSLGVLRYVSSLGDSVRMVLGNHDLHLLAIFAGITPNKPKDKLTPLLEAEDADELINWLRRQPVLQIDDELKLVMGHAGITPQWNIETAKICAREVEAILGSDSYPLFLDAMYGDMPNNWSEDLSGLSRLRFSTNALTRMRYCFPNGELDMICKDAPEDAPRPLKPWFALPGKVMEEGYSIIFGHWASLEGKGTPEGIYGLDTGCCWGGVMTLLRWEDQTYFTQPAFRRKDKQAS, encoded by the coding sequence ATGTCGACATACTTAGTGGGTGATATTCATGGCTGTCTGGATGAGCTTAAAGCCCTTCTCGCACAGGTAGCTTTTAACCCACAGCAGGATACTTTGTGGCTGACCGGCGATCTGGTTTCTCGCGGCCCAGATTCTCTTGGAGTCCTGCGATATGTCAGCAGTCTGGGCGATTCCGTTCGTATGGTATTGGGCAACCATGATCTGCATCTGCTGGCCATCTTTGCCGGCATCACGCCAAATAAGCCAAAAGACAAACTGACTCCGCTGCTGGAAGCCGAGGATGCCGACGAGCTGATTAACTGGCTGCGCCGCCAACCGGTATTACAGATTGATGATGAGTTAAAGCTGGTGATGGGACATGCGGGTATTACCCCGCAATGGAATATCGAGACGGCAAAAATTTGCGCTCGTGAAGTTGAAGCAATTCTCGGCAGCGACAGTTATCCGCTGTTCCTGGATGCGATGTACGGCGATATGCCAAACAACTGGTCGGAAGACCTCAGCGGCCTTTCTCGCCTGCGCTTTAGCACCAATGCGCTAACCCGTATGCGCTATTGTTTCCCCAACGGCGAGCTGGATATGATCTGCAAAGATGCTCCGGAAGATGCGCCGCGCCCGCTCAAACCCTGGTTCGCGCTGCCAGGCAAAGTCATGGAAGAAGGCTATAGCATTATCTTTGGCCATTGGGCATCGTTAGAGGGCAAAGGTACGCCTGAAGGCATTTATGGTTTGGATACTGGATGCTGCTGGGGCGGGGTAATGACCCTGCTGCGCTGGGAAGATCAAACCTATTTCACCCAGCCCGCCTTTCGTCGCAAAGACAAACAGGCTTCTTGA
- the folA gene encoding type 3 dihydrofolate reductase, whose product MIISLIAAMAADRVIGMENAMPWHLPGDLAWFKRNTLNKPVIMGRKTFESIGRPLPGRLNIVISSQPGSLDGVTWVSSVDEALSAAGNAEEVMIMGGGKVYTQFLKRANRLYLTHIDAEVEGDTHFPDYEPDEWESVFSEFHDADEANTHGYCFEILDRRGE is encoded by the coding sequence ATGATTATCAGCCTGATCGCTGCAATGGCAGCGGATCGCGTTATCGGTATGGAAAACGCTATGCCCTGGCATTTACCGGGTGACCTGGCTTGGTTCAAGCGTAACACGCTGAACAAACCGGTTATTATGGGGCGCAAGACTTTCGAGTCGATTGGCCGACCATTACCTGGTCGTCTAAATATCGTTATCAGCAGCCAGCCTGGAAGCCTGGATGGCGTAACCTGGGTAAGCTCTGTCGATGAAGCTTTATCTGCAGCGGGTAATGCAGAAGAAGTGATGATTATGGGAGGGGGGAAAGTCTACACCCAGTTCCTCAAGCGCGCCAACCGCCTGTATCTGACACACATTGATGCTGAAGTTGAAGGGGACACGCATTTCCCTGACTACGAACCTGACGAGTGGGAAAGCGTATTTAGCGAGTTCCATGACGCAGATGAAGCGAACACTCACGGCTATTGTTTTGAAATTCTGGATCGCCGCGGCGAGTAA
- the rsmA gene encoding 16S rRNA (adenine(1518)-N(6)/adenine(1519)-N(6))-dimethyltransferase RsmA: MNNRVHQGHFARKRFGQNFLKDQFVIDSIVSAIHPLPGQAVVEIGPGLAALTEPVAARLDSMTVIELDRDLAARLEVNPKLANKLRVIQADAMTVNFGELSEELGQPLRVFGNLPYNISTPLMFHLFTYTTSISDMHFMLQKEVVNRLVAGPNSKAYGRLSVMAQYYCNIIPVLEVPPESFTPAPKVDSAVVRLTPHAEIPYPVSDIRILARLTTDAFNQRRKTIRNSLGHLFTPEQMTELGLDLSMRAENISVESYCKLANWLSVRKNNEQ; encoded by the coding sequence AATAATCGAGTCCACCAAGGCCACTTTGCCCGTAAACGCTTTGGACAAAACTTTTTAAAAGATCAGTTTGTCATCGATAGCATCGTTTCGGCGATCCATCCCCTGCCCGGCCAGGCCGTAGTTGAAATCGGTCCCGGTCTGGCGGCGTTGACCGAGCCGGTCGCGGCACGTCTGGATAGCATGACGGTAATTGAGCTTGACCGTGATTTGGCGGCCCGACTTGAGGTTAATCCCAAGCTGGCCAACAAGCTGCGTGTCATTCAGGCCGATGCGATGACCGTTAACTTTGGCGAACTGTCAGAAGAGCTGGGCCAGCCGCTGCGCGTGTTCGGCAACCTGCCGTACAACATCTCGACGCCGTTGATGTTCCATCTCTTCACCTACACCACCTCGATTAGTGACATGCATTTCATGTTGCAGAAAGAAGTAGTGAATCGTCTGGTGGCTGGACCGAACAGCAAGGCTTACGGGCGTTTGAGCGTGATGGCGCAGTATTACTGCAACATCATTCCAGTGCTCGAAGTACCACCGGAATCCTTTACACCGGCCCCTAAAGTGGATTCAGCCGTAGTGCGTTTGACGCCGCATGCAGAAATTCCTTATCCTGTGTCTGATATTCGTATTCTGGCGCGCTTGACCACCGACGCTTTTAACCAGCGCCGCAAAACCATCCGCAACAGTCTGGGGCATTTGTTCACTCCAGAGCAGATGACTGAACTGGGTCTGGATCTATCAATGCGTGCCGAGAATATTTCCGTTGAAAGTTATTGCAAGCTGGCTAACTGGCTTTCAGTACGTAAAAACAACGAACAGTAA
- the kefC gene encoding glutathione-regulated potassium-efflux system protein KefC, with protein MDNHGMMIEGLIYLGSAALFVPIAVRFGLGSVLGYLIAGCIIGPWGLKLVSDVESILTFAEIGVVLMLFIIGLELDPKRLWTLRASVFGGGSIQIVGCGLVLSAFCAALGLDWKIAILIGLTLALSSTAIAMQAMSERSLTPTPIGRSAFAVLLFQDIAAIPLVAMIPLLASTGESTTMLAFGISAAKVVGALAIVILLGRYVARPVLHFVARSNMREVFSAVALFLVFGFGLLLEMAGLSMAMGAFLAGVMLASSEYRHALESDIQPFKGLLLGLFFIGVGMSIDFGTLIHHPLLIAGLLVGFMALKAALLWIIAPMLSVPKRQRGMFAILLGQGSEFAFVIFSAAQLAGVLPADWAKALTLAVALSMAVTPILLVIASRLERNAPKDDRPQDIIDDEHASVIIAGFGRFGQIAGRLLLANNVHTVVLDNDPDHIETLRKFGTKVFYGDATRVDLLESAGAAQAKVLINAIDDVAANLELTRLAKENFPNLKIIARARDVDHWYQLRQLGVEAPERELFEGSLRAGRETLELLGLDPYEAREKAEQFKFFNLKMLEATLANYEDTEFRLAGLARARDMLTAAIEEDQQRLGEQQQSWRGSIDGKAPEHDVIEAKEG; from the coding sequence GGCGTAGTGCTGATGTTATTCATTATTGGCCTTGAGCTAGATCCCAAAAGGCTCTGGACCCTGCGTGCCTCGGTATTTGGTGGCGGTAGTATCCAGATAGTGGGCTGTGGACTGGTGCTCAGCGCGTTTTGCGCCGCGTTAGGCCTCGACTGGAAAATTGCCATTCTGATTGGCCTGACGCTGGCGCTGTCCTCAACCGCCATTGCCATGCAGGCGATGAGTGAGCGCAGTCTGACGCCTACGCCGATTGGTCGCAGCGCCTTTGCCGTGCTGCTGTTCCAGGATATCGCGGCTATCCCGCTGGTGGCGATGATCCCACTGCTGGCCAGCACCGGCGAATCAACCACCATGCTGGCATTTGGTATTTCGGCGGCAAAAGTGGTTGGCGCGCTGGCGATCGTGATTCTGCTGGGTCGCTACGTGGCTCGCCCGGTGCTGCATTTTGTTGCCCGTTCCAACATGCGTGAAGTGTTCAGTGCCGTGGCGTTGTTCCTGGTATTTGGCTTCGGTCTGCTTCTGGAAATGGCGGGACTGTCGATGGCGATGGGAGCATTCCTGGCTGGGGTAATGCTTGCCAGCTCTGAATATCGTCACGCACTCGAAAGCGATATTCAGCCTTTCAAAGGTTTGCTGCTCGGGCTGTTCTTTATTGGCGTCGGTATGTCTATCGACTTTGGAACGCTGATTCATCATCCGCTGCTGATCGCCGGTTTGCTGGTTGGTTTTATGGCTTTAAAAGCCGCTCTGCTGTGGATCATTGCGCCAATGCTGAGTGTGCCAAAGCGCCAGCGCGGAATGTTTGCCATTTTACTGGGTCAGGGCAGTGAGTTCGCGTTTGTTATCTTCAGTGCGGCCCAGCTGGCAGGGGTACTTCCAGCCGATTGGGCTAAAGCGCTGACGCTGGCAGTTGCGCTATCTATGGCGGTAACGCCGATATTACTGGTGATTGCCAGCCGGTTGGAGCGAAATGCGCCGAAGGACGATCGTCCGCAGGATATCATCGACGACGAGCACGCGAGCGTAATTATTGCCGGCTTTGGACGTTTCGGGCAAATCGCCGGTCGTTTGCTGCTGGCTAACAATGTGCACACGGTGGTTTTGGACAACGATCCTGATCACATCGAGACTCTGCGTAAATTCGGCACCAAGGTGTTTTACGGTGATGCAACGCGCGTGGACCTGCTCGAGTCTGCCGGTGCAGCTCAGGCCAAGGTGTTAATCAACGCTATCGATGATGTTGCGGCTAACCTTGAACTGACCCGTTTGGCGAAAGAGAATTTCCCGAATCTTAAAATCATTGCCCGTGCTCGTGACGTTGACCACTGGTATCAGCTTCGTCAGCTTGGCGTTGAAGCGCCAGAGCGTGAACTGTTTGAAGGTTCTTTGCGTGCAGGACGGGAAACACTGGAGCTATTGGGGTTGGATCCTTATGAAGCGCGAGAAAAAGCCGAACAGTTCAAATTCTTCAACCTGAAGATGCTGGAAGCGACTCTGGCGAACTATGAGGATACCGAATTCCGCCTTGCTGGTCTGGCCCGTGCTCGCGATATGTTGACCGCAGCAATCGAGGAAGATCAGCAACGTTTGGGGGAACAGCAGCAAAGTTGGCGCGGAAGTATTGATGGTAAAGCGCCTGAACACGACGTGATTGAGGCGAAGGAGGGGTAA
- a CDS encoding LysE family translocator — MLETSLFVATIAALGMISPGPDFFLVIKNAARYPRPAALMTSLGVVCGVITHMSYCVAGLAVVITKTPWLFDLLKYVGAAYLIWVGIQALFSRTNSKMNLDNVAPQQVKLGKAFVQGYLCNLLNPKATLFFLAMFTQVLQINSSLGDKLWYASIIVGLSVIWWPLLVVLIQSGPVRRGLAKAQKLIDKMLGGVLIALGIKVALS; from the coding sequence ATGCTCGAAACCTCTTTGTTTGTCGCGACCATCGCCGCGTTGGGGATGATCTCCCCTGGTCCGGATTTCTTTCTGGTGATTAAGAATGCCGCGCGCTATCCACGCCCCGCAGCGCTGATGACCTCGCTCGGCGTGGTTTGTGGCGTGATAACTCATATGTCGTATTGCGTGGCAGGGCTGGCGGTGGTGATCACCAAAACGCCATGGCTGTTTGATTTACTGAAATACGTGGGCGCAGCTTATCTGATTTGGGTCGGCATTCAGGCGCTGTTTTCGCGTACCAATAGCAAGATGAATCTGGACAATGTTGCGCCACAGCAAGTCAAACTGGGTAAAGCATTTGTGCAGGGTTACCTGTGCAACCTGCTGAACCCTAAAGCCACGCTATTTTTCCTGGCAATGTTTACTCAGGTTTTACAGATCAACTCAAGCCTGGGCGACAAGCTGTGGTATGCCTCAATTATCGTCGGACTTTCCGTGATCTGGTGGCCGCTGTTGGTGGTGCTTATCCAAAGCGGTCCGGTGCGTCGCGGTCTGGCCAAGGCGCAAAAGCTGATTGATAAAATGCTCGGCGGCGTGCTTATCGCGTTGGGTATTAAAGTAGCTCTGAGCTGA